The genomic DNA CGAGGTCTGAGACACCGACCTACACTCGGGCTCGTGACCACCACACAGCGCCGCGGATTCAACGACGCCATCACGCGCTTCTGGAGTTTCGCCGCACCGGCCTACGACCAGGGCTGCCTCCAGCGGTGGGTGTACCGACCCGCCCAGGATGAGGTGATCGCCCAGCTGCAGCAGCGCGGTGCCCGTCAGATCGCCGATGTCGCCTGCGGTACCGGCATCCTGGCCGACCGTATCCAGCGCGAACTACTCCCTGATGAGGTCTACGGGCTGGACATGTCCGAGGGCATGCTCACTCAGGCCGGCAAGCGGACCGATGAAGTGCGGTGGAAGTCGGCCCCTGCCGAGGAACTGCCATTCCAAGACGGCTTCCTGGACGCGGTGGTGACGACCTCGGCATTCCACTTCTTCGACCAGCCTGCCGCACTTGCGGAGTTCTACCGGGTGCTGGCCCCCGGCGGCATGGCGGCGGTGGCGACGATGAGCCCACGTCGTACCTTCCTGCCGCTGCACGCGTTGTCGGCCGACCTGGGGGCACCCGCGCACAGCCCCACCGAGAAGGAGATGCGCGCGCTCTTCGAGGCGGCCGGATTCACCGTCGCAGAACAGCATCGGGTACGCCGGCCGATATGGACGCCGATCTCCGACGCCATCACTGTGGGCGTGAAGCCGTCGTGACCGAGAACGACGACAGCCAGCCTCAGATCAGCGGTTCGGTGCAACTGCGCCGCGATCGCTGTGCCACTACGACCGCCGACCAACGGATGCTGGACCGGCGCGGCCCCACCGATTGGGTGCACACCGATCCGTGGCGGGTGATGCGCATCCAGGGCGAGTTCGTCGACGGTTTCGACGCCCTCGCTGAAATGCCAAGGGCTGTCACGGTTTTCGGATCGGCCCGCACGGTTCCGCATTCACCCGAGTACCGGTTGGGTGAGGAGCTGGGCATCGCGCTGGTGCAAGCGGGCTATGCGGTGATCACCGGGGGCGGACCGGGCTCGATGGAGGCGGCCAACCGCGGGGCCAGTGAGTCCGGCGGCTACTCCGTCGGACTCGGCATCGAACTGCCCTTCGAGCAGCACCTCAACCACTGGGTCGATCTGGGTATCAACTTCCGCTACTTCTTCGTCCGCAAAACCATGTTCGTGAAATACGCGCAGGCATTCGTGTGCCTGCCGGGCGGATTCGGCACCCTCGACGAACTGTTCGAAGCGCTGACCCTGGTGCAGACCCACAAGGTCACCAGGTTTCCGATCATCCTGCTGGGCGTCGACTACTGGTCGGGCCTGATCGACTGGATCCGCAACACCGTTCTGCGCGAAGGAAAGATCTCCGAATCCGACCTGGCCCTGATCCACTGCACCGACAGCGTGGCCGAAGCCGTGGAGCTCATCGCCGCGTCGGCGGGGTAGCCGACGAGTAGCGGCGCGGCTTCCCGGGCCCCAGCTCGGCCAACGTCGCCACCCGGGTCACCTCGACCGGGTGCCCGAGCAGAAGATCCAGCGCCTCGCGCACCCGGTGCTGGTCGCCGGACGCGATCACCGCCGAGACGCGGCCCTCCGCGTCCTGGCTGACGCTCCACCCGCGGGCGCCCGCGGCCTGCAGTTGCTGGGTGAGGTCGACGCAGGGCACCGCGACGCCCGTCGTCGACACGAAAACCGTTGCCTCCCTGCCCTCCAGCTCAGCCAGGGCGGGACGACCGCGATGGGTGACCAACCGCGCGTAGTCGCCGGTGCGGTAGCGCACCAGCGGCAGAAACTGGTTCTCTCCGCACGTCACCACGACCTCACCGGCCAGCACCTCGACGTGCACGCGGCGTTCGGCCACCACGAACGGTCCGCCGTCGTCGCTGACCGCGATGGGCCGGGTCTCGTGCAGGCCGTAGACATCCAGGACCGGGCAGTCGTACGCCGCCACGAGGGCCCGGCGCAACGGGGTGGTCAGCGTCATCGCCCCGGAGATCAGCGCCAGCGGCCGCAATACTGTGGCGAGCCCGGGTTCCAGCAGCACCTCCAGCGAGGTGGGCGTCCCGCTGATCACCTGTGGATCGGTGTGCCGCAGATAGGCATCGCGCTGCGTGCCGCCACCCGCCCACGCAGCCGGATGCAGGTTCAGCCGGGCCATCAACGCCTCGTCGAAACCCGGGACCACCGAGGCGTAGGTAAACGCCTGCCGCTGAAATACCGTCTGCACCAATGCCACCCGATGGTTCACCGGCACCCAGTCGGCACCCACCAGGCCGCGCAGCCAGTGAAATCCGCGAGCCAGCTCGTCCGGGTCGTCGGGCATCACCAGGGCGGCGCCGGTGCTGCCCGAGCTCGTACCGTGCAGCATCCGGCTCAGGTCGGCGTGCGGCGGGACGAACGCCGCGATGTCGTCGACCAGGTCTTCACGCCCGATCAGTGGGAAGTCGGTGAGGCTGTCCAGTGGGCCCGTTCGGTGTCGATAGGCAGGCAGGGTGCGGGCCAGTGCGAGATGCTGCGGCAGCCAATCATCAAGCGGCAGTTGACGGGTGGCTGCCTGCTGTTGGCCAGGGGTGAGCCGGTGCCCGACGCGATGACACCAGGCCGGCGCGAGGGGGTGCTGTTCCAGGGCGGCCAGCCGGTCCCGCCCGGCCGTCGACAGGCCCGGCCAGCGCTGCTCGTCGGTCAACGCCACCTGGCCGAACGGCACATAGTCGTCGAGCCGCAGCGGATCGTCACTCACTGTTGTACCGTGCCGCAGCTTCTTTCGCCTGGGCGTCGGCCAGGCGGCGTTGTACGGCCATGCGGTGCTCGTGATCGGCCAATGCCTGAGCCAGCGCACCCTCGCGTCGCACCGAATCGCGCATCTCGAACAGCGCACGGGCCTGCGTTGCGTCCTCGCCGTGCGGCAGCAGACCGTTCCACAGCAGAAAAGTGCGCACCGCCTCGTCGCGGCGTTCCGCATCGCTGAGCCAGCGGCCGGGGTCGACCAGCGGTGCCACCCGAAATGCCAATGCCAGCAATGCCGTCGCTGCCTTGCGGTCATCGAGCGGCGCGGTGAGCGGCCCGATGAGCTCGGTACTGGCGAACAACCACAGCCCGATGGCGGCACCGCGTCGCGAAGCGGGCGTGCCCCGCTCGGCGATGCGCTGGGCCGCTGCCGCGCAACCGGTGTGGTTGAACACGTCGCATGCCAGCGCCACCACGTCGACGGTGTCGGCGAGAAATGGTTGCGGCGTGCTCGCCATCCGGGCGGCGACCTCGTCGACGCCTGCGCCGGGCTTCAGCGTCGACCACACCGCCTGCTCGTCCAATCCCTCGGCGAACCAGTTCGCCAATTCCTGGCCGGTTTCCCGGCTTGCTTCCTCAGCCATGCGGCACCGCCCGCCGATACCCGGCGATGTGCGCCGCCAACCTCGCGCAGACCGCCGGTGCGTCGGACATGTTGTCCAGATAGTCGACGTCGTAACCCGCTTCGGCGGCCGGAGCGGCCACCGAACGGGAACGGTTCTGCACCAGCAGGGTCGCGGTGTCGAGTTGCCGCCGTACCGCGGCCGCCACTCCGGCGTACTCTTCCTGACCGGCACCGAACAGCGACATCAAACCGTCGTCGGACAGCACCACCAGGTGGCGCAGTTCATCATGGCCGCAGTCGCCGGGTGGGTACCGGTGCGCCAGCAGATCGAGGGGAAACACGGTGCTACCGCCGAAGAACGTGGTCAGCTGGCGCATGATCTCCAACCGGTCGCGGGTGTACACGCTGTCCCCGGCCACCTGACCCGGGCCCGACCATGACGTGACCCGAACCCGCCCACCGCCTTTGAGCACCGACAGGACGAGGATCATGCCGGCCAGCACGGCCGGGGAGCCCCGTTCGGGGCGCGCCATCGAGCCGGACGAGTCGATGTAGAGATCCAGGGTCACCGCTTCGGTGGTGACGACCGGGTCGTCGGGCAGTTGACTGCGACGACGTGTCGTCACCCCGGGCACCACTGCCGGGTTCACGGCGAGGGTGGCGGGCCAGTCCAGCTCGGTGGCATCGTCGCCGAGCTCCCACGTCTCCAACGGCCCGGGAATCCCGTGAGCGGCGACGCCGCGGCCGGACTGCAGCAGCGGGCGGATCCAGGGCCGGGCCTGCGCCTCGTACCAGGCCAGCATCACGGCACCGGGGTCGGATCCGGCGAAGAGGTCCAAGGTCTGTGCGACACCGTAACTTTGACCCGATGCCTGGCCCGCCGAGGGCGCGCCGACAGCGGCCGCCGCCGGGTGCACCGCAGGCTCGTTGAGCCGCGGATCGGCCAGCACCTGGCCCAGTTCGGCCGTGGTGGCCGGTGCTCCGCCCTGCTCGGCGCATCCGCCCCCGGGGAGAGCGGCGCCGTCGGAAATCATGGATTCCAGTACCAGGTAGGGCACCAGCACCATGCCGAACGTCAGGGCGCCGCTCACCGGGTCCGCGCCGAAGGTGCGGATCGCCTGTGCCACATACTCGGCGTCGGAGACGGGTTGCACCGGCTGGCTCAGCAGCAACTCGTCCTGGAGTGCGCGTACCCGCATGGCCGCGGCCCGGTGGACGCGTTCCTTCTCCCGCAGATCCTCGCGGACCATCGACACGTCGAGCGTGGCGGGGTCGATGTGCTGGCGGGCTCGCACCTCTTCTCGAACGCCCTGGGGCACTGCGGGAGGGTCTTTGGGGCACAACGTGTTCGACGGCAACGACCACAGCAGCTCGTAGGCGCGCATCAGCACCCACCAGGCCGCGTTCGACACCGGCTCCCTGGCGGTCAGTGTGCGCCACAGGGCGATCATGTCCGGTTCGGTGCCCGGGTGCTGCCTGCGCTGCATGCGGACCACCCGGTCGTTGATCAGCAGATCCGACCACAGATTGGACAGGCGCCGGGCCGTGGCCGTGACAGGAATGGCACGTCGCGGATCGCTGGCCACGATCGCCCGGGCCATCTGTTGCAGCAGTTTGAACGAGACGATGCGGGTGCTCGGGGACAGCACGTGATGGCCGATCTCGTGGGCGAAGACGCTCACCAGGTGGTGCTGGGCGCCCTGGCGGGCCAGCTCGTCGACGTCGATCGAGATCGACGGCGGGAACGAGAACCAGGCGAACGTACCGGTTGCACGGTCGCGCACCATGTTCGGCGGATGAAGTTGCACACCCCATAGATCGAGTGCGGCCCGCCAGGCCACCAGCTCGGGGTCGGTGGGTGTCCGCCCGGTCATGCCGGCCAGATCTCGGCCAGGTAGGAGGTCGGGCGCACCACCAGTTGCGCCGGGCCGGGTCGGTCGATCTGCGGGCCGGCCGCGGGCGCATCGGAGATCACGTGGCCGAATACGTCGGCGTCGATCTGCCAGCGCTGCGCACCGACGTGCACCGTCCACCTGCCCGGCCCTCGCGGTGTGGGATCGGTGGGCGGCTGATCCCACCTGCCACCGAGACCGGTGAAACCGCCGATCCGGGCGATCAACTGGCCCGGCTGGCGCAATGGCCAGTAGAACCGGTCGACCGCCTGCCCATCGGTGAATGGGACGACCGCGTCGACCGGCAGGCCCAGCACCGAGGCCGCGAGATCGATTGGTAACAGCTGTAAACGGGACAACGCATCGTCGCGGATCCCCAGCACCCCGGCCCGCCAGGCAGCCACCGCCGCGACGTTGACCACCGCCTCCGGCGCCCCGGAGATGCCGCTCAGGGCATGGCGGTACCGCCGCGGATCACCGCCGAAGCGGGCCACGTTGTCGGCCGACAGCGCCAGGTCGAGTCCGGGCACCGCCGGAAGGTCGGCGGGCGCGGGCAGGCCGAGGTTGACCTGGTGATACGCCCGGGCAATCACCGGCCGCTCTCCAGCCAGTGCAGATAGTTCGAATACCGTTGGTAGAGATACTTCAACGCGACCAGATCATCGAAATCCCGGCCGTACACCTTGCCGACGCCGGAGACCGACGAGATGCGGGCCTCGATGGTGGTGAGGCGTCGCGACACCTCGAGCGCGTCCAAACCGTCCAGGCCGTGGCTGAACTCGTCGAGCAGCTCAGCCACCGGATCCTCGCCATCCCGCGCCAGCGCGACGAACTCCCGGCACGAGGTGTCGAATAGGTCGGTCAGCCAACTCGCCGGGTCCGACGCCAGTTCCCGGTCTGCTCCGGTGTCGAACCGGGGATGGGCGGTGTTCGGTAACAGCTTGCCGCGCAAGGCAAACGGAACCATCGCCCGCACATCCTCAAGCGTGACGGCGTCGTTGCCGCGGAACCACGCCAGCGCCTTGGCATAGAGCACCAGATTCTGCAGCGAGCGCACCGACACCCCGTTGACCGTCTGTGCGCCGAGATCGACCTGCAGATCGGCACCCGAGTTGGCGTCGATGACCTGCTCCACCTCCAGACCGGCGGTGGCCACCACATCTTTGGTCCGGTACTCGAAGCGGCGCCCACCGTGCTGGACGAACTCGAAGTGGCTGACGAAAAATTCCAACCGGCGGCGCACGTCGGTGGGCACCGGAATTCCGCGGATCATCTCGACCATCGCCGCCTGCTCGGCGGCGCCGAACACCAACTCGGCGGGCACGTTGTCCTCCGGGCGGTCACCGGCCTCCACCCGGCTCACCAGCTCGTCGAGAAATCTGCTGTTGAACCCGAACGCCTGCACCGTCACGTCGATGCGGTCCCGCAGGGCCTGGATCACCGGGAAGGTGCCGCCACCGCCGTCGTCGTTGGCGGTGAAAAACCAGCTCTGCACACCGTGTTCGGGTGCGGTGACGTGCATCTGGTCGTGGCTTTCGACGTAGCCCTCGGCGACCATGGTCAGCAGCGCCGACTGGGTCTTGGTGGGAATCCGGTTGTACTCGTCGACGATCTTGACCGGCGCGGTCAGCCAGCTCTTCCAGGCGATGGTGATCTCGGCCAGGCTGCCGGCCTGCACCAGATCGCGCGGCAACGGGATCCCGACCAGATCACCCACGGTCAGCTGCGGCTGGCCCTGCTGGACATGGCGACGCACATCGGCGGGGGTGGACCCGGCCAGCACCCCCATCAGTACCGCCAGGGTGGTCTTGCCGCGGCCCGGGCCGCCGATCAGCAGGCACCGTCCGCCGACGGCGAAAGTCAGCAGCGGGACAAGGACATTGGAGGAATAGGCGGGTTGTTTGGGGAGGCTCAAGGATGCGCCCGCATCGCCGAGCGGGTAGTTGACGGTGGTGTCAGAACCGAATTCGACGTCGTAGAACGGGGAGATCACGGCCTTGTTGATCAGCCAGAAGTAGGCACGGCGCAGCTTCTCGTCGAGAGTGACCGTCGGCTCCGTCGGCGGCGTGAACAGGTCGGCGGCGGTGAGGCCGGCCGCCGGAGCGTGGCCCACGGGCAAGGTCGGCGATTTCGATACCGCACTCCACCTGGTGGTCATCCGCCCCCTCCCGTCGGGCCAATGTTAACCGTCCGAAGCGTGCCGCCCATGCGTTGATTCTGCGGCCAGGGCACGGCTCACTCGAACTTTCTCGCCGTGGCCGCAGAATCAACTGAGAGTC from Mycobacterium sp. DL440 includes the following:
- a CDS encoding class I SAM-dependent methyltransferase — encoded protein: MTTTQRRGFNDAITRFWSFAAPAYDQGCLQRWVYRPAQDEVIAQLQQRGARQIADVACGTGILADRIQRELLPDEVYGLDMSEGMLTQAGKRTDEVRWKSAPAEELPFQDGFLDAVVTTSAFHFFDQPAALAEFYRVLAPGGMAAVATMSPRRTFLPLHALSADLGAPAHSPTEKEMRALFEAAGFTVAEQHRVRRPIWTPISDAITVGVKPS
- a CDS encoding TIGR00730 family Rossman fold protein; protein product: MTENDDSQPQISGSVQLRRDRCATTTADQRMLDRRGPTDWVHTDPWRVMRIQGEFVDGFDALAEMPRAVTVFGSARTVPHSPEYRLGEELGIALVQAGYAVITGGGPGSMEAANRGASESGGYSVGLGIELPFEQHLNHWVDLGINFRYFFVRKTMFVKYAQAFVCLPGGFGTLDELFEALTLVQTHKVTRFPIILLGVDYWSGLIDWIRNTVLREGKISESDLALIHCTDSVAEAVELIAASAG
- a CDS encoding CoF synthetase; amino-acid sequence: MSDDPLRLDDYVPFGQVALTDEQRWPGLSTAGRDRLAALEQHPLAPAWCHRVGHRLTPGQQQAATRQLPLDDWLPQHLALARTLPAYRHRTGPLDSLTDFPLIGREDLVDDIAAFVPPHADLSRMLHGTSSGSTGAALVMPDDPDELARGFHWLRGLVGADWVPVNHRVALVQTVFQRQAFTYASVVPGFDEALMARLNLHPAAWAGGGTQRDAYLRHTDPQVISGTPTSLEVLLEPGLATVLRPLALISGAMTLTTPLRRALVAAYDCPVLDVYGLHETRPIAVSDDGGPFVVAERRVHVEVLAGEVVVTCGENQFLPLVRYRTGDYARLVTHRGRPALAELEGREATVFVSTTGVAVPCVDLTQQLQAAGARGWSVSQDAEGRVSAVIASGDQHRVREALDLLLGHPVEVTRVATLAELGPGKPRRYSSATPPTRR
- a CDS encoding phosphohydrolase, yielding MAEEASRETGQELANWFAEGLDEQAVWSTLKPGAGVDEVAARMASTPQPFLADTVDVVALACDVFNHTGCAAAAQRIAERGTPASRRGAAIGLWLFASTELIGPLTAPLDDRKAATALLALAFRVAPLVDPGRWLSDAERRDEAVRTFLLWNGLLPHGEDATQARALFEMRDSVRREGALAQALADHEHRMAVQRRLADAQAKEAAARYNSE
- a CDS encoding VWA domain-containing protein gives rise to the protein MTGRTPTDPELVAWRAALDLWGVQLHPPNMVRDRATGTFAWFSFPPSISIDVDELARQGAQHHLVSVFAHEIGHHVLSPSTRIVSFKLLQQMARAIVASDPRRAIPVTATARRLSNLWSDLLINDRVVRMQRRQHPGTEPDMIALWRTLTAREPVSNAAWWVLMRAYELLWSLPSNTLCPKDPPAVPQGVREEVRARQHIDPATLDVSMVREDLREKERVHRAAAMRVRALQDELLLSQPVQPVSDAEYVAQAIRTFGADPVSGALTFGMVLVPYLVLESMISDGAALPGGGCAEQGGAPATTAELGQVLADPRLNEPAVHPAAAAVGAPSAGQASGQSYGVAQTLDLFAGSDPGAVMLAWYEAQARPWIRPLLQSGRGVAAHGIPGPLETWELGDDATELDWPATLAVNPAVVPGVTTRRRSQLPDDPVVTTEAVTLDLYIDSSGSMARPERGSPAVLAGMILVLSVLKGGGRVRVTSWSGPGQVAGDSVYTRDRLEIMRQLTTFFGGSTVFPLDLLAHRYPPGDCGHDELRHLVVLSDDGLMSLFGAGQEEYAGVAAAVRRQLDTATLLVQNRSRSVAAPAAEAGYDVDYLDNMSDAPAVCARLAAHIAGYRRAVPHG
- a CDS encoding potassium transporter Kef: MIARAYHQVNLGLPAPADLPAVPGLDLALSADNVARFGGDPRRYRHALSGISGAPEAVVNVAAVAAWRAGVLGIRDDALSRLQLLPIDLAASVLGLPVDAVVPFTDGQAVDRFYWPLRQPGQLIARIGGFTGLGGRWDQPPTDPTPRGPGRWTVHVGAQRWQIDADVFGHVISDAPAAGPQIDRPGPAQLVVRPTSYLAEIWPA
- a CDS encoding MoxR family ATPase, coding for MTTRWSAVSKSPTLPVGHAPAAGLTAADLFTPPTEPTVTLDEKLRRAYFWLINKAVISPFYDVEFGSDTTVNYPLGDAGASLSLPKQPAYSSNVLVPLLTFAVGGRCLLIGGPGRGKTTLAVLMGVLAGSTPADVRRHVQQGQPQLTVGDLVGIPLPRDLVQAGSLAEITIAWKSWLTAPVKIVDEYNRIPTKTQSALLTMVAEGYVESHDQMHVTAPEHGVQSWFFTANDDGGGGTFPVIQALRDRIDVTVQAFGFNSRFLDELVSRVEAGDRPEDNVPAELVFGAAEQAAMVEMIRGIPVPTDVRRRLEFFVSHFEFVQHGGRRFEYRTKDVVATAGLEVEQVIDANSGADLQVDLGAQTVNGVSVRSLQNLVLYAKALAWFRGNDAVTLEDVRAMVPFALRGKLLPNTAHPRFDTGADRELASDPASWLTDLFDTSCREFVALARDGEDPVAELLDEFSHGLDGLDALEVSRRLTTIEARISSVSGVGKVYGRDFDDLVALKYLYQRYSNYLHWLESGR